The window GTCGATCACCACGATGCCACCGATGTCGCGCAGCCGCAGCTGGCGGACGATTTCCTCGGCGGCCTCCAGGTTGTTACGGGTGACCGTCTCCTCCAGGTTCCCGCCGGCGCCGGTGTACTTGCCGGTGTTCACGTCGATGACGGTCATCGCCTCGGTCCGGTCGATCACCAGGTGACCACCGGACGGCAGGAACACCTTGCGGTCCAGGCCCTTGAGGATCTGCTCGTCGATGCGCCGCTCGGCGAACACGTCCGCCACTGCGGCGTGCCGGCGCAGCCGGGCCAGCAGGTCCGGCGAGACGTGGGCGAGGTAGGACTCCACCATCTCGTACGCGGTGTCGCCCTGCACGACCAGTTCGCGGAAGTCTTCGTTGAACAGGTCCCGGACCACCCTGATGACCAGGTCCGGTTCCTCGTAGAGCAGCGTCGGCGCGCCGCCGGAACCCACCTTGGCCTGGATGTCCTCCCACTGTGCCTGCAGTCGCTTGACGTCCCGGGACAGCTCGTCCTCGCTGGCGCCTTCAGCTGCGGTCCGCACGATGACGCCGGCGCCATCGGGCACCAACTTCTTGAGGATGTCCCGGAGCCGCTTGCGCTCGGTGTCCGGCAGTTTGCGGCTGATCCCGGATGCGTTGCCGTTCGGCACGTACACCAGATGCCGGCCGGAGAGCGCGACGTGACTGGTGAGCCGAGCGCCCTTGTGCCCGATCGGGTCCTTGGTGACCTGCACCAGCACCGAGTCGCCGGAACGCAGCGCCTGTTCGATGGACCGGGACCGACCTTCCAGGCCGGTGGCGTCCCAGTTGACCTCACCGGCGTACAGCACCGCGTTGCGGCCACGCCCCACGTCGACGAAGGCGGCCTCCATGCTCGGCAGCACGTTCTGCACCTTGCCGAGGTAGACGTTGCCGGCCATGGTGCCCGACGACGCCCGGGTGACGTAGTGCTCGACCAGGACACCGTCCTCCAGCACGGCGATCTGCGTCCGGTCACCGCGCTGGCGCACCACCATGTCCCGGTCGACGGCCTCCCGCCGGGCCAGGAACTCCGACTCGCTGAGGATCGGCGGACGGGTCCGCCGCTGCTCCCGGCCGTCCCGACGGCGCTGCCGCTTCGCTTCCAACCGGGTCGACCCGGTGACGCCCTGCACCTCGTCGACGGTCTTGCGTGGTTCACGGATCTTGACAACGGTCGGCACGCCGTCCTCGGCACCCGACTCGGCGTCGCCGGAGCCACGGCGGCGCCGCCGCCGACGGCGACGGGTCGTGGAATCGCCATCGCCATCGCCATCAGCGTCGGCGTCGGCGGCCGACCCACCGGCAGTGGACGCTTCGGTCTCGTCGCCGGTGTCGGCGTCGTCCTCCTCCGCGCCGCCCTTGCCCCGGCCCCGGCCCCGGCGGCCACGGCGTCGACGGCGCCGGCCGGCCGGCGTGTCGTCATCGTCATCGTCGTCGTCGGTGTCGGTGGTCGCCGCAGCGGGCTGCTCCTGCGGCGCATCGGCGGCCTCGGTGACGGCCTCGGCCGTCGGCTCGCTGTCGGCGCTACGCCGGCCCCGCCGGCGGCGCCGTACCGGCTCGTCCTCGCCGGCCGCCTCGGCACCGTCGACGGCCCGGACAGCGGCCTCCGCTGCGGCCGGCTGGCCCTCGTCGGTGGCGACCGGCGGGCTCTGCGGATCGGGCGCCATGAACAGTACGACCGGTGGGCCGGCGGCCGCTCTGCGGCGTCGGGACGGCGGCGCGGTGTCAGGTGCCGCAGCGGCGTCGTCGGTCGCCGGGCCGGGCTGGTCCACGGCGGCACCCGGTTCCGCGTCGGAGCCGGCGGTGGCCGAGCCAGACTTCGCCGCCGAGCGAGACTTCGCCGACCGTCCGGTTGCCCGGGTCGGCGCCGGCTCGGCGGCCAGCGGCTCGGCGGCCAGCGGCTCGGCGGCCGCGGGTGGCTCGGCGGCCGGCGTCGCGGGACCGGCCGGCGACGATGTGGCCAGTTGGGCAGCGGCTGCTCCCGGGGCGGGTTCGCTCTCCTCGACCGGCACCTCGACTGCCGGCTCGGCCGCCTTCTTCCGCCGGGTCCGAGTGATCTTCTTGACGGCCGGCTCGGCCGGCTCCGCAGCGGAGTCGGCCGACGGGCCAGCGGCGTCGTTCGGGCCACCCGTGCCGGTGGCGTCCGCTGCCGTCGAACGGCGACGGCGGGTCCGCGACGGCGCAGCCGGTTCACCGGTGGCCGGTGCCGGTTCGGCCGAACCACCGGTCGCGGCCGCATCGCCGCCGGTGGCCTCCACCACCGGCTCGGCGGCCGACGCCGCGGCCTTGCTGGTCCGCCGCCGCGTCGTACGGGCGGTTGTGGATCGGGTCACATCAGCGGTAGCGCCGGCCGGTTCGGTACCGGTCCGGTCCCCGCCCTCGGGCTCATTTTCGAGCATTGGACGTTCTCCAGTTCTGGCCGCCCCGGGCGCGGGTGAGCGCTGCCACGCAGGGTTGCCGCAAAAAGTGATCCGGCGGACGCGCCGCTGAGCTTCCGGCCCGGTGGGGCGAAAGACCCGGAGGCAGACCGCCGAAGTCTGGCTTACTGAGCGCCGGCCGGAACACGGCTGGCGTTCACCGATGGCTGCCCAGCTCGATCCGCCTCCAACGGATCGACGATCTCCCCCTGCGCGGTCAGTGTTCCCTGCGCTAGCCGGGTCACTCGGGGCGGCACCGGCGGCTCCAGGTCGGCCATGACGCGCAGGCCGGAGAGGACGTCATCGGGTCGTACCGACGGGGTGACCTGCCGGACGACTAGGTCGAGTATCGCACACGGCACCGAGCTGACCTCGGAAGGTAGGCCGCTGCCCGGACCGGCACCCGGTCCGTTGGTGTTGTCGGACCGGTCGGCGACCACGATCCGCACCACCGCGGCACGGGCGTCGAAGGTCCGCCGACCCTGCTTGGTCAACCGCTCCACCAGCACCTCCTCGGCGGCGGCGAAGGTCGCCACCGCCCGGCCGGCCGACTCCGGATCGACCTCGGGCAGCTCGATCCGCCACCGAGACATGTCGATCCGGTCGGCCAGGCTGCCGCCGGCCGCCTCGACCGCCTCCAGTACGTCGAGACCGGGCGACAGCGCGGCGTCGAGCGCCACCCGCAGCCGGTCGGGGTCGACCTGCTGCTGCAGACCGATCTCCAGGTACTCGGCCTCGCTGGCGACACCCGTCGGAGCCGCGCTCGCGTAGGAGATCTTGGGGTGCGGGGTGAATCCCTGAGAGAAGGCGACCGGGACACCGCCCCGGCGCAGTGCCCGTTCGAACGCCCGGGCGAAGTCGCGGTGCGAGGTGAACCGCAGCGGGCCGCGCTTGGCGTACCGGATCCGGATCCGTTGCACGACCGGTGCCTGGCCGCCTGCCGGTTGTGGCTTCCTGCTGATCGTGATGCTCCTCGGAAGGGGTAGGGAACGTCGTCATCCTCACCCGGATGGGTGCGGCGCGCCAGTCAGCCCGCCGCCGGGGTCCGCAGGCCGGTGTTGACCGGTGTCAGCGGCAGCAGTTTCTGCCCGGTCGGACCGATCTGGATCTCAGTATCCATTGACGGACAGACACCGCAGTCGAAACAGGGCGTCCACCGGCAGTCATCCTGCTCGTACTCGCCCAACGCGTCCTGCCAGTCCTGCCAGAGCCAGTCCTTGTCCAGCCCCGAGTCCAGGTGGTCCCAGGGCAGCACCTCGGTGGCGTCCCGTTCGCGGACCGTGTACCAGTCCAGGTCGACCCCGTACGCCGGCAGTGTGTCGGCGGCCGCGTCGACCCACCGCTGGTACGAGAAGTGTTCGCTCCAGCCGTCGAACCGGCCGCCGGACTCCCAGACCCGGCGGATCACCGCGCCGACCCGCCGGTCACCGCGCGACAGCAGCCCTTCGATCAGCGACGGCTCACCGTCGTGGTAACGGTAGCCGATCGCCCGACCGAGCGACCGGTCCGCGTTGATCGCCTGCTTGAGCAGCCGCAACCGGTTGTCGATCACCTCCGGGCGCTGCATCGACGCCCACTGGAACGGGGTGTGCGGTTTGGGCACGAACCCGCCGATCGAGACGGTGCACCGGATGTCCTTGGAACCGGTCGCCGCCCGCCCCGCCTTGATCACCTCGTGCGCGAGCCGGGCGATCTGCAGCACGTCGTCGTCGGTCTCGGTGGGCAGCCCGCACATGAAGTAGAGCTTCACCTGACGCCAGCCGTTGGTGTACGCGGTCACCACGGTCCGGATCAGGTCCTCCTCCGAGACCATCTTGTTGATCACCCGTCGGATCCGCTCCGAACCGCCCTCTGGGGCGAAGGTCAGCCCGGTACGCCGACCGTTGCGGGACAGTTCCTGGGCCAGCTCGATGTTGAACGCGTCGACCCGGGTGGACGGCAGCGACAGCGACACGTTGGTGCCCGCGTACTGCTCGGCCAGACCGGAGCACATGTCGCCGATCTCCGAGTGGTCGGCCGAGGACAGCGACAACAGACCGACCTCGTGGAAGCCGGAGTACTCCAGTCCGTCGGCGACCATCTGCCCGACCGTGGTGATGGACCGCTCCCGCACCGGACGGGTGATCATGCCCGCCTGACAGAACCGGCAACCGCGCGTACAGCCGCGGAAGATCTCCACCGCGTAGCGTTCGTGGACCGTCTCGGCCAGCGGGACGATCGGCTTCTTCGGGTACGGCCAGGCGTCCAGGTCCATGGTGGTACGCTTGTGCACCCGGAACGGCACGTCCGCCCGGTTCGGCACCACCCGCTGGATCCGGCCGTCCGGCAGGTAGTCCACGTCGTAGAAGCGCGGCACGTAGATGCTCTCCGTGCGGGCCAGCCGCAGCAGCAGCTCGTCGCGCCCACCCGGCGACCCTTCGGCCTTCCACTGCCGGACGATGCCGGTGATCTCCAGGACGGCTTCCTCGCCGTCGCCGAGCACCGCCGCGTCGATGAAGTCGGCGATCGGCTCGGGGTTGAACACGGCGTGCCCACCGGCCAGCACCACCGGGTGTGAGTCGTCCCGGTCGGCGGCGGACAGCGGGATCCCGGCCAGGTCGATCGCGGTCAGCAGGTTCGTGTAGCCCAGCTCGGTGGCGAACGAGACACCGAAAACGTCGAAGTCGCCGACCGGCCGGTGCGCGTCGACGGTGAACTGCGGCACGCCGTGCGCCCGCATCAGCCGTTCCAGGTCCGGCCAGACCGCGTAGGTCCGTTCGGCCAGCACGTCGGGCTGCTCGTTGAGCACCTCGTACAGGATCTGCACGCCCTGATTCGGCAGGCCGACCTCGTAGGCGTCCGGGTACATCAGCGCCCAGCGCACCGTCGCGGCGTCCCAGTCCTTGGCCACCGCGCCGAGTTCGCCGCCGACATACTGGATCGGCTTGCTGACCTGGGGCAGCAGCGGCTCCAACCGGGACCAGACCGACCTGGCCGTCGGGCCACCCACGGTCGCCGTCGGGGCAGCGCCTGCCGGGACACCCATCAAACCTCCTCCAAACCGCACCGGACACCGGATCAACCACCCACAGTACGCGGGCGGGGCGGCCGGGCTGGCCGCACGGTACTAACCTCGAACGGGTCCGAGAGGAGATGCATCTGCGATGCGGCAGCCGCAACCGGATGAAGGTCCGACCACGGACCAGCCAGCCGGGGCGGGCGGGTCCGACCCGGCCACGTCACCAGCCCCGTGGCGGGGGTCGGCAGCGGTACCGCCACCGCGGCCGCGCCAGCGCTGGTGGCAGCGGGACGCCCCCCGGACGGATCAGCCACCACCCCGTGACC is drawn from Micromonospora sp. Llam0 and contains these coding sequences:
- a CDS encoding TIGR03960 family B12-binding radical SAM protein; this translates as MGVPAGAAPTATVGGPTARSVWSRLEPLLPQVSKPIQYVGGELGAVAKDWDAATVRWALMYPDAYEVGLPNQGVQILYEVLNEQPDVLAERTYAVWPDLERLMRAHGVPQFTVDAHRPVGDFDVFGVSFATELGYTNLLTAIDLAGIPLSAADRDDSHPVVLAGGHAVFNPEPIADFIDAAVLGDGEEAVLEITGIVRQWKAEGSPGGRDELLLRLARTESIYVPRFYDVDYLPDGRIQRVVPNRADVPFRVHKRTTMDLDAWPYPKKPIVPLAETVHERYAVEIFRGCTRGCRFCQAGMITRPVRERSITTVGQMVADGLEYSGFHEVGLLSLSSADHSEIGDMCSGLAEQYAGTNVSLSLPSTRVDAFNIELAQELSRNGRRTGLTFAPEGGSERIRRVINKMVSEEDLIRTVVTAYTNGWRQVKLYFMCGLPTETDDDVLQIARLAHEVIKAGRAATGSKDIRCTVSIGGFVPKPHTPFQWASMQRPEVIDNRLRLLKQAINADRSLGRAIGYRYHDGEPSLIEGLLSRGDRRVGAVIRRVWESGGRFDGWSEHFSYQRWVDAAADTLPAYGVDLDWYTVRERDATEVLPWDHLDSGLDKDWLWQDWQDALGEYEQDDCRWTPCFDCGVCPSMDTEIQIGPTGQKLLPLTPVNTGLRTPAAG
- a CDS encoding Rne/Rng family ribonuclease, which gives rise to MLENEPEGGDRTGTEPAGATADVTRSTTARTTRRRTSKAAASAAEPVVEATGGDAAATGGSAEPAPATGEPAAPSRTRRRRSTAADATGTGGPNDAAGPSADSAAEPAEPAVKKITRTRRKKAAEPAVEVPVEESEPAPGAAAAQLATSSPAGPATPAAEPPAAAEPLAAEPLAAEPAPTRATGRSAKSRSAAKSGSATAGSDAEPGAAVDQPGPATDDAAAAPDTAPPSRRRRAAAGPPVVLFMAPDPQSPPVATDEGQPAAAEAAVRAVDGAEAAGEDEPVRRRRRGRRSADSEPTAEAVTEAADAPQEQPAAATTDTDDDDDDDDTPAGRRRRRRGRRGRGRGKGGAEEDDADTGDETEASTAGGSAADADADGDGDGDSTTRRRRRRRRRGSGDAESGAEDGVPTVVKIREPRKTVDEVQGVTGSTRLEAKRQRRRDGREQRRTRPPILSESEFLARREAVDRDMVVRQRGDRTQIAVLEDGVLVEHYVTRASSGTMAGNVYLGKVQNVLPSMEAAFVDVGRGRNAVLYAGEVNWDATGLEGRSRSIEQALRSGDSVLVQVTKDPIGHKGARLTSHVALSGRHLVYVPNGNASGISRKLPDTERKRLRDILKKLVPDGAGVIVRTAAEGASEDELSRDVKRLQAQWEDIQAKVGSGGAPTLLYEEPDLVIRVVRDLFNEDFRELVVQGDTAYEMVESYLAHVSPDLLARLRRHAAVADVFAERRIDEQILKGLDRKVFLPSGGHLVIDRTEAMTVIDVNTGKYTGAGGNLEETVTRNNLEAAEEIVRQLRLRDIGGIVVIDFIDMVLESNRELVLRRLTECLGRDRTKHQVTEITSLGLVQMTRKRIGAGLLEAFSETCDCCKGRGLIIHTEPVPEKPRSSGGTGAGDRAKTVAAAPASGGGTSGTGGATAGGSRRRGRKANQPADDTSPAPDVTAAPDVPDTPDVTAVIGVDQPDEPADLMVVAGVAEAEAEAEPEPAPTTTGVIRVPVAAAQPLVDPAAEDEDETMGYDLSRYEVDPVVETGNGAAPVRLAGADDPDLADDDDDRDASAADHAAGGRRRVRRSGGTRRRTRP
- a CDS encoding TIGR03936 family radical SAM-associated protein; the protein is MRFTSHRDFARAFERALRRGGVPVAFSQGFTPHPKISYASAAPTGVASEAEYLEIGLQQQVDPDRLRVALDAALSPGLDVLEAVEAAGGSLADRIDMSRWRIELPEVDPESAGRAVATFAAAEEVLVERLTKQGRRTFDARAAVVRIVVADRSDNTNGPGAGPGSGLPSEVSSVPCAILDLVVRQVTPSVRPDDVLSGLRVMADLEPPVPPRVTRLAQGTLTAQGEIVDPLEADRAGQPSVNASRVPAGAQ